One Glycine soja cultivar W05 chromosome 2, ASM419377v2, whole genome shotgun sequence genomic region harbors:
- the LOC114398529 gene encoding AT-hook motif nuclear-localized protein 15-like: MANRWWAGNVPVRPNEQDDGDNNPTPTNSGNSNTNVNAVTEDDANTNDGEDQNLSAGRRPRGRPPGSRNKPKPPVVVTKESPNALHSHILEISGGSDVAECIATFATRRHRGVSVLSGSGVVTNVTLRQPAAPGGVITLQGRFEILSLSGAFLPAPSPPEATGLTVYLAGGEGQVVGGSVVGPLVASGPVMVVAATFANATYERLPLEDEQGEEDMPDVNEGGGGVGTPPPPSQGEQQQVSMPLYNLVPSNGDGFWGPPPRPPPPPSNY, encoded by the coding sequence ATGGCAAATCGTTGGTGGGCAGGTAACGTGCCGGTGAGGCCCAATGAACAAGACGACGGTGACAACAACCCTACTCCGACCAACAGTGGGAACAGTAACACCAACGTTAACGCGGTTACTGAGGACGATGCCAACACAAACGACGGCGAGGATCAGAATCTAAGTGCCGGGCGGCGGCCGCGTGGCAGGCCACCCGGGTCGAGAAACAAGCCGAAGCCACCAGTGGTGGTAACCAAGGAGAGTCCCAACGCGCTCCACAGCCACATCCTCGAAATCAGCGGTGGCAGCGACGTGGCGGAGTGCATTGCCACCTTCGCCACGCGCCGCCACCGCGGTGTCTCGGTCCTCAGCGGCAGTGGCGTAGTTACCAACGTCACGCTCCGGCAGCCGGCAGCCCCGGGAGGAGTCATCACCCTCCAGGGGAGGTTTGAGATTCTCTCCCTCTCCGGTGCGTTTCTGCCGGCGCCGTCGCCGCCGGAAGCCACCGGACTCACCGTGTACCTCGCCGGGGGGGAGGGACAGGTAGTCGGTGGAAGCGTGGTGGGGCCCCTTGTCGCCTCGGGGCCCGTGATGGTTGTTGCTGCTACTTTCGCTAATGCCACCTATGAAAGGTTGCCTTTGGAGGATGAACAAGGTGAAGAGGACATGCCAGATGTGAATGAAGGTGGGGGTGGTGTAggaacaccaccaccaccttcacAAGGTGAACAACAACAGGTTTCAATGCCGCTGTATAATTTGGTGCCTAGTAATGGTGATGGGTTTTGGGGGCCTCCACCTCGCCCTCCACCTCCACCTTCTAATTATTAA
- the LOC114398539 gene encoding ARF guanine-nucleotide exchange factor GNOM-like, which translates to MGHVKLQTQTGINAIEEGSGQCKAEYPNKTTVACMINAEIGAVLAVMRRNVRWGVHYMSDDDQLEHSLVQSLKALRRQIFSWQNQWHVISPALYFQPFLDVIQSDETGAPITGVALSSVYKILTLDVIDQNTVNVGDAMHLVVDAVTSCRFEVTDPGSEEVVLMKILQVLLACVKSKASMMLSNQHICTIVNTCFRIVHQAGTKSELLQRIARYTMHELVRCIFSHLQDIDNTELALVNGSTALKEEVGGINDEHNSANVLENGNLNSANDGRPLSTGIASSTVSDVAATLVDEDTAIASIGKETDLNELQLMNEPYGIPCMVEIFHFLCSLLNVVEHMGMSPQSNTIAFDEDVPLFALTLINSAIELGGPSFHRHPRLLSLIQDELFRNLMQFGLSMSPLVLSMVCSIVLNLYHHLRTELKLQLEAFFSCVILRLAQSKHGASYQQQEVAMEALVDFCRQKTFMVEMYANFDCDITCSNVFEDIANLLSKSAFPVNSLLSSMHILALDGLIAVMQGMAARIGNGSLGSEQFPMNLEEYTPFWQEKCENFSDPNNWVPFVCRRKYFKKRLMIGADHFNRDTKKGLEFLQGAHLLPDKLDPQSVACFFRYTAGLDKNLIGDFLGNHDEFCVQVLHEFARTFDFKDMMLDTALRLFLEAFRLPGESQKIQRVLEAFSERYYDQAQNILANKDAALLLSYSIIMLNTDQHNSQVKKKMTEEDFIRNNRRINGGNDLPRQFLSELYHSICKNEIRTTPKQGSGFPEMTPSRWIYLMHKSEKSAPFIVSDSKAYLDYDMFSILSGPTIAAISVVFDNAENAEVYQTCMDGFLAVAKISAYYHLENILDDLVVSLCKFVTVFDPLSVEESILAFGDDTKARMATETVFTIANRYGDYIRTGWRNILDCILKFHKLGLLPARMASDAAEESELSTETEDGGKRNTNSLSLSRLPSANTPKRSSGLMSRFSQLLYLGAEEPRSEPTEEQLAAQQCTLQTIQKCHIDSIFTESKFLQAKSLLELAKALTSAGVRPKKGNSTSEDEDTSVFCLELLVAITLNNRDRIELLWQGVYEHISNIVQSTVMPCALVEKAVFGLLRICHRLLPYKENITDELLRSLQLVLKLDARVADAYYEQITQEVSHLMKANASHIRSHLGWRTITSLLSITARHLEAAEAGFDALLFIMSDQAHLLPANYVLCVDAAKQFAESRVGQVERSVMALDLMTGSVGCLEKWTNDAKQAAEEEEVAKMLHNIGDMWLRLIHGLKKLCLDQREEVRNHALLSLQNCLTGSVGINLPHSLWLQCFDQVIFSVLDDLLEISQTHSQKDFRNIEGTLVLAMKLLCKVFLQLIQDLSPLPGFNKLWLAVLSRLEIYMKVKVRGRRSEKLQELVPELLKNTLLVMKAGRVLVRSSSVDGSSLWELTWLHIDNFAPLLQSEVFPEQDSEHLQHKQTEKVEGLGADESNSVSSNVTAGKDDPGIG; encoded by the exons ATGGGACATGTAAAGTTGCAAACACAAACTGGTATTAATGCAATAGAAGAGGGATCTGGGCAGTGCAAGGCTGAATATCCTAACAAAACTACTGTGGCATGCATGATCAATGCAGAAATTGGCGCTGTTTTGGCTGTCATGAGAAGAAATGTTAGATGGGGAGTTCATTATATGTCGGATGATGATCAATTGGAGCATTCCCTTGTTCAGTCTCTGAAGGCATTAAGGAGGCAAATATTTTCATGGCAGAATCAGTGGCATGTCATAAGCCCTGCCTTGTATTTCCAGCCTTTTCTGGATGTCATTCAATCGGATGAAACTGGTGCACCAATTACTGGTGTCGCTCTATCATCTGTTTACAAGATCTTAACATTGGATGTAATTGATCAAAACACTGTTAATGTTGGGGATGCCATGCACTTGGTAGTTGATGCTGTCACGAGTTGCAGGTTTGAGGTGACTGATCCTGGATCAGAAGAAGTGGTATTAATGAAGATATTACAAGTTCTTCTAGCATGTGTCAAAAGTAAAGCATCTATGATGCTGAGTAACCAACATATTTGCACCATAGTGAATACTTGTTTCCGTATAGTTCATCAAGCAGGAACCAAAAGTGAGTTGTTGCAGCGGATAGCACGTTACACAATGCATGAACTTGTTCGGTGTATTTTTTCTCACCTTCAAGATATTGACAACACAGAACTTGCATTGGTAAATGGGAGCACTGCTTTAAAAGAAGAG gTTGGTGGGATAAATGATGAGCATAATTCTGCAAACGTATTGGAGAATGGGAACTTGAATTCTGCAAATGATGGTCGACCCTTATCCACAGGCATTGCTTCTAGTACTGTGAGTGATGTGGCAGCAACTTTAGTGGATGAAGACACTGCTATTGCTAGCATTGGCAAAGAGACTGATCTGAATGAATTGCAGCTTATGAATGAACCATATGGGATTCCCTGCATGGTGGAAATATTTCACTTTTTGTGTTCTTTGCTCAATGTTGTTGAACATATGGGAATGAGTCCTCAATCAAACACAATAGCGTTTGATGAAGATGTGCCTCTTTTTGCCTTAACTTTGATTAATTCAGCCATAGAATTGGGAGGGCCTTCCTTTCACCGACACCCTAGATTGCTGAGCTTAATTCAGGATGAATTATTCCGTAATCTTATGCAATTTGGTTTGTCAATGAGTCCTCTTGTACTTTCAATGGTCTGTAGCATTGTTCTAAATTTGTATCACCATCTTCGTACAGAACTCAAATTACAGCTAGAAGCATTTTTTTCTTGTGTAATTTTGAGGCTTGCACAAAGCAAACATGGGGCTTCATATCAGCAACAAGAAGTTGCAATGGAGGCCCTTGTAGACTTCTGCAGACAAAAAACATTCATGGTGGAGATGTATGCTAACTTCGACTGTGACATAACTTGCAGTAATGTCTTTGAAGACATTGCTAATTTGTTGTCCAAAAGTGCTTTTCCTGTGAACAGTCTGTTGTCTTCCATGCATATTCTTGCTTTGGATGGTCTTATTGCTGTCATGCAAGGAATGGCTGCAAGGATAGGCAATGGATCTTTGGGTTCAGAACAATTTCCTATGAATCTTGAAGAATATACTCCATTCTGGCAGGAAAAATGTGAAAATTTCAGTGATCCAAATAATTGGGTTCCTTTTGTATGCCGGAGAAAGTACTTCAAGAAAAGATTGATGATTGGAGCCGATCATTTTAATCGTGATACTAAGAAAGGTCTTGAGTTTCTTCAAGGAGCACATCTTTTGCCTGACAAACTTGATCCCCAAAGTGTTGCCTGCTTTTTCAGATACACTGCTGGGTTGGATAAGAATCTCATTGGTGATTTTCTAGGAAATCATGATGAATTCTGTGTTCAGGTTCTTCATGAATTTGCTAGAACATTTGATTTCAAAGACATGATGTTAGACACTGCCCTGCGTCTATTTTTGGAGGCTTTCAGACTGCCTGGAGAATCACAGAAGATACAGAGGGTGCTCGAAGCTTTTTCTGAGAGATATTATGATCAGGCTCAAAATATCCTAGCCAATAAGGATGCTGCTCTTTTGTTATCATACTCAATTATAATGCTTAATACAGATCAGCACAATTCACAGGTCAAAAAGAAGATGACAGAAGAGGATTTTATCCGAAATAATAGGCGAATAAATGGTGGCAATGATCTACCTCGACAGTTCCTGTCAGAACTTTACCATTCAATTTGTAAGAATGAGATCCGGACAACTCCTAAGCAAGGTTCTGGTTTCCCTGAAATGACCCCAAGTCGGTGGATTTATCTCATGCACAAGTCAGAAAAATCTGCTCCATTCATTGTCTCTGATTCCAAAGCATACCTTGATTATGATATGTTTTctatattgtctggtccaacaATTGCTGCCATTTCTGTGGTATTTGATAATGCTGAGAATGCAGAGGTATACCAGACATGTATGGATGGATTCTTGGCTGTTGCAAAGATATCGGCTTACTATCATCTTGAAAATATACTGGATGATTTGGTGGTGTCACTTTGTAAGTTTGTTACTGTTTTTGATCCATTATCTGTTGAGGAGTCAATCCTAGCCTTTGGAGATGACACAAAAGCAAGAATGGCAACTGAGACAGTTTTCACTATTGCAAATAGGTATGGTGATTACATCCGCACAGGGTGGAGGAATATTCTTGATTGCATcttaaaatttcacaaattaggTCTTCTTCCTGCTCGTATGGCCAGTGATGCAGCTGAAGAGTCAGAGCTTTCTACAGAAACTGAGGATGGTGGGAAGCGGAATACtaattctttatctttatctcGTCTTCCATCTGCTAATACTCCGAAGAGATCCTCAGGATTGATGAGTAGGTTTAGTCAACTGTTATATCTTGGCGCTGAAGAGCCAAGATCAGAACCTACTGAAGAACAACTTGCTGCTCAGCAGTGCACCCTTCAAACAATTCAGAAGTGTCACATTGACAGCATATTCACCGAGAGTAAATTTTTGCAAGCTAAATCTCTATTGGAGCTTGCAAAAGCACTCACTAGTGCAGGAGTGCGGCCTAAAAAAGGGAACAGCACATCTGAGGATGAAGATACTTCGGTTTTCTGCCTGGAGTTACTGGTAGCAATCACTCTGAATAATAGGGATAGAATTGAACTTCTTTGGCAGGGTGTTTATGAGCATATCTCCAATATTGTTCAGTCAACTGTGATGCCTTGTGCATTGGTAGAGAAGGCTGTTTTTGGCCTCCTACGAATTTGCCATCGCTTACTTCCCTACAAAGAGAACATTACTGATGAACTACTGAGGTCTTTGCAACTTGTCCTGAAGCTTGATGCACGTGTTGCTGATGCATACTATGAGCAGATCACACAGGAAGTTAGTCACCTCATGAAGGCAAATGCTTCTCATATTAGATCTCATTTAGGATGGCGGACGATTACATCACTGCTTTCCATCACTGCTAGACACCTGGAAGCAGCTGAGGCTGGGTTTGATGCATTGTTGTTCATTATGTCAGACCAAGCCCACCTGCTTCCAGCTAATTATGTTCTCTGTGTAGATGCTGCAAAGCAGTTTGCTGAATCTCGTGTTGGACAGGTAGAACGATCTGTAATGGCCCTCGATCTTATGACAGGGTCTGTCGGTTGTTTAGAGAAGTGGACTAATGATGCTAAGCAAGCAGCGGAAGAAGAGGAAGTGGCAAAGATGTTGCACAATATTGGGGACATGTGGTTGAGGCTCATACATGGACTAAAAAAACTATGTCTGGACCAGAGAGAGGAAGTTAGAAACCATGCGTTGTTATCTTTGCAAAATTGTTTGACAGGATCAGTTGGGATTAATCTCCCACATAGCTTGTGGTtacaatgttttgatcaagtgATCTTCTCCGTGCTTGATGACCTGCTTGAAATTTCTCAGACACACTCTCAAAAGGACTTCCGCAACATAGAAGGAACGCTTGTTCTTGCTATGAAGCTCTTATGTAAAGTTTTCCTCCAATTAATCCAAGACCTATCACCATTGCCAGGCTTCAACAAATTATGGTTGGCTGTACTAAGTCGGTTAGAAATTTATATGAAGGTGAAAGTTAGGGGAAGGAGAAGTGAGAAGCTTCAGGAGCTTGTGCCTGAGCTTCTTAAGAACACTTTGCTTGTTATGAAAGCAGGCCGTGTACTAGTCCGTAGCAGTAGTGTAGATGGAAGTAGTTTATGGGAACTGACATGGCTGCATATAGATAATTTTGCTCCGTTGTTGCAATCTGAGGTATTTCCCGAGCAAGACTCGGAGCATTTGCAGCACAAACAGACTGAAAAAGTTGAAGGTTTGGGGGCTGATGAAAGCAATTCTGTGTCTTCAAATGTAACAGCAGGTAAAGATGATCCTGGTATCGGTTAA